Genomic DNA from Motilibacter aurantiacus:
CCCTGCCGCCTGTGCGGACCGCGACGACGCCGATCCGCTGACGCTCGAGGACGTGTGGGACGAGATTCTCGAGGTGGGCACCGTGTTCGGCGTCCGCGACCGCGCGGAGCAGGTCGTCGCCGCGCAGCGGGCGACGGTCGAGAAGGCACGGGCCGGCCTGCGCAGCGCCGACCCGCTGCGGGCGCTGTGGTGGGACGGCGGCACGGACGCCCCGAGCGCCGGCGCGTGCTGCGGCGCCCCCGGAATGGTGATGGCGGCGCTCGGCGTCACCAACGTGTTCGGGAGCCTTCCCGGCGGCTGGGCCGACGCGTCCTGGGAGGCCGTCGTCAAGGCGGGACCGGACGTGATCGTGCTCGTCGACGCCTCCTGGGACACCGCCGCGTCGAAGCGGGCGTTCCTCGAGTCCGACCCGGTCACGCGCGAGCTGCGGGCCGTGGCCGAAGGCCGGCTCGTGACGGTTCCCTTCTCGGCGACCACCCCCGGGGTGCGCAACGCCGACGCCGTCGCCGAGCTGAGCGCCTCGCTCGCCGCGCTGCCGAGCGAGTGACAGCGGTCGAGGCGCGGCCGGGCACCCACCGGCTGGTACCCGGCGTCCTGGCCGCTCTGCTGGTCGGGTCGGCGATGTACGCCGTCACCGCCGGGCAGGCCGGCCTCTCGGTCGGCACCGTCTGG
This window encodes:
- a CDS encoding ABC transporter substrate-binding protein: MPTHRSTATRIAAAAFALAFALAGCGSDDGAAPVAAAPSPPPAGPAAVDNCGVEVAPPQAPDRVVTMNQAATEVMLTLGLADRMAGTAYLDDDVLPELAADYAKVPVLAKEYPSREALLKAESDFVYASYPSAFEADAAGSREELARLGVVSYLSPAACADRDDADPLTLEDVWDEILEVGTVFGVRDRAEQVVAAQRATVEKARAGLRSADPLRALWWDGGTDAPSAGACCGAPGMVMAALGVTNVFGSLPGGWADASWEAVVKAGPDVIVLVDASWDTAASKRAFLESDPVTRELRAVAEGRLVTVPFSATTPGVRNADAVAELSASLAALPSE